In the Pseudomonas orientalis genome, one interval contains:
- a CDS encoding SAM-dependent methyltransferase: MSVTTPYFDQMFAGNDDPWAFRQRWYERRKRALTLAVLTRAHYASIFEPGCANGELSAELATRCDRLLCCDTASAAVALASKRLAGFSNVQIEQRWLPEQWPAGQFELIVLSEFCYYLDPADLERLADRCLAALTQDGQLLACHWRPRIEGCPQTAEQVHALLERRLGLHAVVRHHEEDFLLDLWGRDDASVASLEGLR; the protein is encoded by the coding sequence TTGAGTGTGACAACCCCCTATTTCGACCAGATGTTCGCCGGCAACGACGACCCCTGGGCGTTTCGTCAACGCTGGTACGAACGACGCAAACGCGCGTTGACCCTGGCAGTCCTGACCCGCGCCCATTACGCCTCGATTTTCGAACCCGGCTGCGCCAATGGCGAGTTGAGCGCCGAGCTGGCAACGCGCTGTGATCGCTTGCTGTGCTGCGACACGGCGAGCGCTGCGGTAGCGCTGGCGAGCAAGCGACTGGCAGGGTTTTCCAACGTGCAGATAGAGCAACGCTGGTTGCCTGAACAATGGCCGGCGGGGCAATTCGAGCTGATCGTGTTGAGTGAGTTCTGTTACTACCTGGACCCCGCTGATCTCGAGCGCCTGGCTGACCGCTGCCTCGCCGCCTTGACGCAGGACGGCCAACTGCTGGCCTGCCATTGGCGACCGCGCATCGAGGGGTGTCCGCAAACCGCCGAACAAGTGCACGCGCTGCTCGAGCGACGACTGGGTCTGCACGCGGTAGTACGGCACCACGAAGAGGATTTCCTGCTCGACCTGTGGGGCCGTGACGACGCCTCGGTGGCAAGCCTCGAGGGCCTGCGATGA
- a CDS encoding glycosyltransferase: MIGILIPVHNEEALLGDCLDAASIAANHPGLQGEAVQILVVLDSCSDGSAAIARAHGVHSLPVQARNVGHARGAGARHLLDLGARWIACTDADSRVAPDWLVAQLALGCDAVCGTVTVDAWSEGFDAAAQIRYHQAYEARDGHRHIHGANLGVSASAYLQAGGFEPLACHEDVQLVRNLERCGASIAWSHSPQVITSARLDCRAQGGFGDYLKGLLHVS, from the coding sequence ATGATCGGCATCCTGATTCCGGTGCATAACGAAGAGGCGCTGTTGGGCGACTGTCTGGACGCGGCCTCAATCGCCGCCAATCATCCCGGGTTGCAGGGTGAAGCGGTGCAAATCCTGGTCGTGCTCGACAGTTGCAGCGATGGCAGTGCGGCGATTGCCCGCGCCCACGGGGTGCACAGCCTGCCGGTGCAGGCGCGTAATGTCGGGCATGCCCGCGGTGCCGGCGCACGCCATCTGCTGGACCTGGGCGCGCGCTGGATTGCCTGTACCGACGCCGACAGCCGCGTCGCCCCGGACTGGCTGGTGGCGCAACTGGCGCTGGGCTGCGACGCGGTATGCGGCACCGTGACGGTGGACGCCTGGAGCGAGGGCTTCGACGCTGCTGCGCAGATCCGCTATCACCAGGCCTACGAAGCCCGCGACGGGCATCGGCATATCCACGGCGCCAATCTGGGCGTCAGCGCCAGCGCCTATTTACAGGCCGGTGGCTTTGAACCGCTGGCCTGTCATGAGGATGTGCAACTGGTGCGCAACCTGGAGCGCTGTGGCGCTTCGATCGCCTGGAGCCATTCCCCGCAAGTGATCACCAGCGCACGCCTGGATTGTCGCGCCCAGGGTGGTTTCGGTGACTACTTGAAGGGCCTGCTGCACGTTTCGTAA
- a CDS encoding PIG-L deacetylase family protein yields the protein MKTASLSEGRRGPAQIWNSAPQLAQMPVITLTGLVPPSARVVVIAPHPGDEVLICGGLLQMLSTRQHPLKLISITDGSASHPGSRVWSAGRLSVIRPQESAEALRRLGMPLHSLKWIRGGFCDNALANHEHLMSQFIARYLMPGDVVFTTWRHDGNDDHEAVGRASATACNQVGAQLYELPMWAWHWPVREGSLMPWQRARRLCLDTWSVAHKLHAVHAYASQLTGDPTIGLAPMLAQVLLERMREPYEIVFI from the coding sequence ATGAAAACTGCCTCGCTAAGCGAGGGCCGTCGCGGTCCCGCGCAAATCTGGAACAGCGCGCCACAGTTGGCGCAGATGCCCGTTATCACGTTGACCGGCCTCGTACCGCCCAGTGCCCGTGTGGTGGTGATCGCGCCCCACCCGGGCGATGAAGTGCTCATCTGCGGGGGCTTGCTGCAAATGCTCAGCACCCGCCAACACCCGTTGAAACTGATTTCCATCACCGATGGCAGCGCCAGCCACCCCGGCTCCCGGGTCTGGTCGGCCGGCCGCTTGAGTGTGATTCGTCCTCAGGAAAGCGCCGAGGCGCTGCGCCGCCTGGGCATGCCGTTGCACAGCCTGAAATGGATCCGTGGCGGGTTCTGCGACAACGCCCTGGCCAACCACGAACACCTGATGAGCCAGTTCATCGCCCGTTACCTGATGCCAGGTGATGTGGTGTTCACCACTTGGCGCCATGACGGCAACGATGATCACGAAGCCGTCGGTCGCGCCAGCGCCACTGCATGCAATCAGGTGGGCGCGCAACTGTATGAGCTGCCGATGTGGGCCTGGCACTGGCCCGTGCGCGAGGGCTCGCTGATGCCGTGGCAGCGTGCGCGCCGGTTGTGTCTGGACACCTGGAGCGTGGCGCACAAGCTCCACGCCGTGCATGCCTACGCCAGCCAGCTTACGGGCGACCCCACAATCGGGCTGGCGCCGATGCTCGCCCAGGTATTGCTGGAGCGCATGCGTGAGCCTTACGAAATCGTATTCATCTAG